In one window of Flavobacterium ginsengisoli DNA:
- the dcm gene encoding DNA (cytosine-5-)-methyltransferase, with amino-acid sequence MKNQYTVGSLYAGVGGICLGFENAGFKLEWANEFDKKACVTYRNNFEHTLIEGDVMQLEAKDLNKIDILTAGFPCQPFSLAGHRKGFKDSRGNHFFKILDFIDEMRPKVVFLENVKNLKGHDKGNTMKVIQREIKKRNYTFDSAILNTKDFGNIPHNRERIFMVAFDKDFVKKGFKFNFPEKEELTKKVTDLITKEKVDKKFYYTEDKYMYNMLKESVVRKDRIYQFRRQYVRENKKEVCPTLTANMGTGGHNVPIITTEFGFRKLTPRECFRFQGFPDHYKLPKISNSSLYKQAGNSVSMPVIERLATEIFKCIEKAETRQLKTEKV; translated from the coding sequence ATGAAAAACCAATATACAGTCGGAAGTTTATACGCAGGTGTTGGCGGCATTTGTCTAGGTTTTGAAAATGCAGGTTTTAAATTAGAATGGGCGAATGAATTTGACAAAAAAGCTTGCGTTACCTACAGAAATAACTTCGAACATACTCTTATCGAAGGCGATGTAATGCAACTTGAAGCAAAAGATCTCAATAAAATTGACATTCTTACTGCTGGATTTCCGTGCCAGCCCTTTTCTCTTGCTGGTCATAGAAAAGGCTTTAAAGACAGTAGAGGCAATCATTTCTTTAAAATATTAGATTTTATTGACGAAATGCGACCAAAAGTAGTATTTCTTGAAAATGTCAAAAACCTAAAAGGCCACGACAAAGGAAACACCATGAAAGTAATTCAGCGAGAAATAAAAAAACGCAATTACACATTTGACAGCGCTATCTTAAACACAAAAGATTTCGGAAACATTCCGCACAATCGAGAACGAATTTTCATGGTTGCGTTTGACAAAGATTTCGTCAAAAAAGGTTTTAAATTCAATTTTCCCGAAAAAGAAGAATTAACCAAAAAAGTTACCGATTTAATCACAAAAGAAAAAGTCGATAAAAAATTCTATTACACCGAAGACAAATACATGTACAACATGCTGAAAGAATCTGTTGTAAGAAAAGATAGAATTTATCAGTTCAGAAGGCAATATGTACGAGAAAACAAGAAAGAAGTTTGTCCCACGTTAACTGCAAATATGGGAACTGGCGGTCACAATGTTCCCATTATCACAACTGAATTTGGTTTTAGAAAATTAACGCCAAGAGAGTGTTTTCGTTTTCAAGGCTTTCCTGATCATTATAAATTGCCTAAAATTTCAAATTCCAGCCTTTACAAACAAGCTGGAAACTCAGTAAGCATGCCTGTCATAGAAAGACTTGCCACCGAAATATTCAAATGCATTGAAAAGGCTGAAACAAGACAATTAAAAACCGAAAAAGTTTAA
- the mce gene encoding methylmalonyl-CoA epimerase, which translates to MVNKIEHIGIAVKNMDDANVLFEKMLGVPSYKMEAVESEGVLTSFFQTGNNKIELLVATNPESPIAKFLEKKGEGIHHIAFDVDDIEAEIVRLKNEGFVLINEVPKKGADNKLVVFLHPKNTNGVLVELCQEIK; encoded by the coding sequence ATGGTAAACAAAATAGAACATATCGGGATTGCGGTAAAAAACATGGACGATGCGAATGTTTTGTTCGAAAAAATGCTTGGCGTTCCGTCTTATAAAATGGAAGCTGTAGAAAGCGAAGGTGTATTAACTTCTTTCTTTCAAACCGGAAATAACAAAATCGAACTTTTGGTTGCAACAAATCCAGAAAGTCCGATTGCAAAGTTTTTGGAGAAAAAGGGGGAAGGTATTCATCACATCGCTTTTGATGTTGATGATATCGAAGCTGAAATTGTACGTTTAAAAAACGAAGGTTTTGTCTTAATTAATGAAGTTCCGAAGAAGGGAGCCGATAATAAATTGGTCGTTTTTCTTCATCCAAAGAACACAAATGGTGTTTTGGTTGAGCTTTGTCAAGAAATTAAATAA
- a CDS encoding riboflavin synthase has translation MFTGIIETLGRIHEIQKDQNNLHVTVDSSITHELKIDQSVSHNGICLTVVAIKDSLYTVTAIDETILKTNIGDWKAGDIVNLERGMKLGDRLDGHIVQGHVDQTGTCIKIEEANGSWNYTFEYDKNQNNITIEKGSITVNGVSLTVVNSKENEFSVSIIPYTYEHTNFKDFKVGTKINLEFDVVGKYISRLYSINK, from the coding sequence ATGTTCACAGGAATTATAGAAACACTTGGTAGGATTCATGAAATTCAGAAAGACCAAAACAATCTTCACGTAACCGTTGACTCATCAATAACTCACGAATTAAAAATAGACCAGAGCGTCTCGCATAACGGAATATGCCTTACTGTAGTTGCAATTAAAGACTCTCTTTATACCGTAACAGCAATAGACGAAACCATTCTAAAAACCAATATTGGCGATTGGAAAGCTGGTGATATTGTAAATTTAGAAAGAGGAATGAAGCTTGGCGACCGTCTAGACGGACATATTGTACAAGGCCATGTAGACCAAACTGGAACTTGCATTAAAATCGAAGAAGCAAACGGAAGCTGGAATTACACTTTTGAATACGATAAAAACCAAAACAATATTACGATCGAAAAAGGTTCGATTACTGTAAATGGAGTAAGTCTTACGGTTGTAAATTCTAAAGAAAATGAATTTAGCGTCTCAATTATCCCATATACTTATGAACACACTAATTTTAAAGATTTCAAAGTTGGAACAAAAATAAATCTTGAATTTGATGTCGTAGGAAAATATATTTCTAGACTTTATTCGATCAACAAATAA
- a CDS encoding very short patch repair endonuclease, translated as MDRLTPEQRRKTMQAIKSTATKGEVRLAKALWKLGHRYRKNNKKVFGRPDLTFAKYKIAIFVDSEFFHGKDWETEQLRIKTNREYWIPKIERNIQRDEEVNAFLVSENWTILRFWSKEIEKNLEVCLAKIEGTIMLLSI; from the coding sequence ATGGATAGATTAACTCCCGAACAGAGGAGGAAAACTATGCAGGCGATAAAAAGCACTGCTACAAAAGGCGAAGTAAGGCTTGCTAAAGCATTATGGAAATTAGGTCACAGATATCGAAAAAATAATAAAAAGGTATTTGGAAGGCCTGATCTTACTTTTGCCAAATATAAAATCGCCATTTTTGTCGATAGCGAGTTTTTTCATGGAAAAGATTGGGAAACGGAGCAGCTGAGAATTAAAACGAATCGCGAATATTGGATTCCGAAAATTGAAAGAAATATACAGCGGGACGAAGAAGTCAATGCCTTTCTGGTTTCTGAAAATTGGACTATTTTGAGGTTCTGGAGTAAAGAAATTGAAAAAAATCTGGAAGTTTGCCTGGCAAAAATAGAAGGAACAATTATGCTTTTAAGTATTTAA
- a CDS encoding Ig-like domain-containing protein: MLKNTLKYIAFIILISMISCAKRGSITGGLKDTLPPVLISSIPKNFSTDFKGNTITLNFDEYVKLKNTNKQLIISPPLKNEPLITPTNVSKFIKIQIRDTLQPNTTYSFNFGQAITDNNEGNPLNQFKYVFSTGPYIDSLKLSGRIKDSYGKYVDNFVSVMLYEVNDKFKDSTIYKEFPRYITNTLDSMRTFQFENLKEGKYLLVALKDKGSNNKFNPKDDKIGFLKNYITIPTDSVYDLELFKETLPLKVFKPIQASGNRLYLPYEGKQNFKNSKPKVVLKNGNEVLETIITQFPKKDSLQVWYKPIKVDSLSMEVEKGSYNKKFSFKIKALKKDTLNIKALQNGQINFRERFTLETETPLVKFDKSKITLINKDSIAVPYTTEYDEFDQKLYIDFKKEPLDKYSFTFLPGALTDFYEKSNDTLSYKLSTKEYADYGNIILTLKNVKRFPIIVELTNKKGDVVLAEGYSEGATTLEFNLLQPDVFTVRVIYDDNKNKQYDTGSFLEKKYAEEVFYNQEEFDVRANWDRNETIDLSIPFNPAVEKKEDDKKKKEAEKKRKAF; encoded by the coding sequence ATGTTGAAAAACACTCTAAAATACATTGCATTTATAATTTTAATCTCAATGATAAGCTGTGCCAAACGAGGCAGCATTACCGGCGGTTTAAAAGATACATTGCCACCTGTTTTAATATCGAGCATTCCTAAAAATTTTTCAACCGATTTTAAAGGAAATACTATCACTTTAAATTTTGACGAATATGTCAAACTTAAAAACACAAACAAACAGCTAATTATTTCTCCTCCTTTAAAAAATGAGCCGTTAATCACTCCTACGAATGTTAGCAAGTTTATAAAGATTCAAATTCGAGATACTTTACAGCCAAACACGACTTATAGTTTTAATTTCGGACAAGCAATTACGGATAATAATGAAGGGAATCCTTTAAATCAGTTTAAATATGTTTTCTCTACTGGACCTTATATTGATTCCTTAAAACTGAGCGGAAGAATTAAAGATTCTTACGGAAAATATGTCGACAATTTCGTTTCTGTAATGTTATACGAAGTAAATGACAAATTCAAAGATTCTACTATTTACAAAGAATTTCCTCGTTACATAACTAACACTCTGGACAGTATGCGAACTTTTCAGTTTGAAAATTTAAAAGAAGGAAAATATCTTTTAGTAGCATTAAAAGACAAAGGATCGAACAACAAATTTAATCCGAAAGATGATAAAATCGGATTTTTGAAAAATTACATTACCATTCCGACAGATTCTGTTTATGACTTAGAATTGTTTAAAGAAACATTGCCTCTAAAAGTTTTCAAACCTATTCAGGCTTCAGGAAATCGCCTATATCTTCCTTATGAAGGAAAACAGAATTTCAAGAATTCGAAACCGAAAGTTGTTCTTAAAAACGGCAATGAGGTTCTCGAAACTATTATAACGCAATTCCCTAAAAAAGATTCGCTTCAAGTTTGGTACAAACCAATAAAAGTAGATTCTTTATCGATGGAAGTTGAAAAAGGAAGCTATAATAAAAAGTTTTCTTTCAAGATTAAAGCTTTGAAAAAAGATACTTTAAATATTAAAGCGCTACAAAATGGGCAGATTAATTTTAGAGAACGTTTTACTTTAGAAACCGAAACGCCACTGGTAAAATTTGACAAATCTAAAATTACATTAATAAACAAAGACTCTATTGCTGTTCCTTACACAACAGAATATGATGAATTTGATCAGAAGCTTTACATTGATTTCAAAAAAGAGCCTTTAGACAAATATAGTTTCACTTTCTTGCCAGGTGCTTTGACCGATTTCTATGAAAAATCAAACGATACTTTGTCTTATAAACTAAGTACAAAAGAATATGCCGATTACGGAAATATTATTTTGACTCTTAAAAATGTAAAACGCTTTCCTATAATTGTCGAATTGACCAATAAAAAAGGAGACGTTGTTTTGGCAGAAGGATATTCTGAAGGTGCAACTACATTAGAATTCAATCTACTGCAACCAGATGTATTTACTGTTCGCGTTATTTACGATGACAACAAAAACAAGCAATATGATACAGGTAGTTTCTTAGAAAAGAAATATGCCGAAGAAGTATTTTACAATCAGGAGGAATTTGATGTCCGCGCCAATTGGGATCGGAACGAAACAATTGACCTGAGCATTCCGTTTAATCCAGCAGTCGAGAAAAAAGAAGACGATAAAAAGAAAAAAGAAGCAGAAAAGAAACGGAAAGCTTTCTAG